The Podospora pseudopauciseta strain CBS 411.78 chromosome 2 map unlocalized CBS411.78m_2, whole genome shotgun sequence genome has a window encoding:
- the SEC61 gene encoding translocon subunit (COG:U; BUSCO:EOG092620E4; EggNog:ENOG503NWHW), with translation MSSLRFLDLVKPFVPFLPEVQQPETKIPFNQKLMWTGLTLLIFLVMSQMPLYGIVSSDTSDPLYWLRMMMASNRGTLMELGITPIISSGMVFQLLAGTHMIDVNLDLKSDRELYQTAQKLFALILSVGTATVYVFTGLYGPPSDLGAGIVFLLILQLVLAGMIVILLDELLQKGYGLGSGISLFIATNICESIMWKAFSPTSINTGRGPEYEGAVIALFHLLMTWPNKQRALQEAFYRQNLPNIMNLLATLLVFAAVIYLQGFRVEIPVKSSRQRGARGSYPIRLFYTSNMPIMLQSALSSNIFLISQMLYSRFSENLLVRLFGVWEAKDGSSQLSAISGLVYYMSPPLNFKDAMLDPIHTFVYIAYMLTACAVFSKTWIEVSGSSPRDVAKQLKDQGLVMAGHREQSMYKELKRIIPTAAAFGGACIGALSVASDLMGALGSGTGTLLAVTIIYGYFEIAAKEGDLSGMKGMIMG, from the exons ATGAGTTCTT TACGATTTCTCGACCTGGTCAAGCCCTTTGTGCCGTTCCTCCCCGAGGTTCAGCAGCCAGAGACCAAGATTCCCTTCAACCAAAAGTTGATGTGGACTGGCTTGACACTGCTCatcttcttggtgatgagCCAGATGCCCCTCTACGGCATTGTCTCGTCAGACACATCCGATCCTCTATACTGGCTGCgcatgatgatggcgagtaACCGTGGTACACTGATGGAATTGGGTATCACTCCCATCATCTCGTCTGGCATGGTCTTCCAGCTTCTTGCCGGCACTCACATGATCGatgtcaacctcgacctcaAGTCCGACCGTGAGCTCTACCAGACCGCCCAGAAGCTCTTCGCCCTCATTCTCTCCGTTGGTACCGCCACTGTCTACGTCTTCACCGGTCTCTACGGCCCTCCCAGCGATCTCGGTGCCGGTATTGTCTTCCTCCTGATCCTTCAGCTGGTTCTTGCTGGCATGATCGTCATTCTCCTCGATGAGCTCCTCCAGAAGGGCTATGGTCTTGGCAGCGGTATCTCGCTCTTCATTGCCACCAACATCTGCGAGTCCATCATGTGGAAGGCTttctcccccacctcgaTCAACACCGGCCGTGGCCCCGAGTACGAGGGTGCCGTTATCGctctcttccacctcctcatgACCTGGCCCAACAAGCAGAGAGCTCTCCAGGAGGCTTTCTACAGACAGAACCTGCCCAACATCATGaacctcctcgccaccctcctcgtcttcgccgCTGTCATCTACCTCCAGGGCTTCCGCGTCGAGATCCCTGTCAAGTCATCCCGCCAGCGTGGTGCTCGTGGCTCGTACCCCATTCGCCTGTTCTACACCTCAAACATGCCCATCATGCTTCAgtccgccctctcctccaacatcttCCTGATCAGCCAGATGCTCTACTCTCGCTTCTCCGAGAACCTTCTGGTCCGTCTTTTCGGTGTCTGGGAGGCCAAGGACGGCTCTTCGCAGCTCTCCGCCATCTCCGGTCTCGTCTACTACATgtctcctcccctcaactTCAAGGACGCCATGCTTGACCCCATCCACACCTTCGTCTACATTGCCTACATGCTCACCGCCTGCGCCGTCTTCTCCAAGACCTGGATTGAGGTTTCTGGCTCCAGCCCCCGCGATGTTGCCAAGCAACTCAAGGACCAGGGTCTCGTTATGGCTGGCCACCGTGAGCAGAGCATGTACAAGGAGCTCAAGCGCATTATCCCCACTGCCGCTGCCTTCGGTGGCGCCTGCATTGGTGCTCTCTCTGTTGCCAGCGACCTCATGGGTGCGCTCggctccggtaccggaacTCTTCTTGCTGTTAC CATCATTTATGGGTACTTCGAGATCGCTGCCAAGGAGGGTGATCTGTCCGGCATGAAGGGGATGATCATGGGTTAA
- a CDS encoding uncharacterized protein (EggNog:ENOG503P60V; COG:S), producing MMESPQLGPGRATLGFHGSWTFALPGPAGHRWVRMVLLEKADAKPRSKLLREAKQHKAGLPLLPEFDRLNTLKSLRPHDLLLCKDGTAKIIKLNRTILHSFIGDMKFLLHPRTVRPDLSEDKFKTMGEHISPAWRHWPFEADSYGVPSWKLVEAEHPEDTERGPWDEWVPESWLENPEETGIWLLGTYQNDSQFSSLDESFLDDEHHKELASQLLQLLEQLSRKSEVELEALRLAGELDSKCVSLNKERKMMKRILVTERLMYTRDFPARPNRTLFSSAFLSDRQATTLGRRI from the exons ATGATGGAGTCGCCACAGCTAGGACCCGGCCGAGCTACGCTTGGGTTCCATGGCTCATGGACCTTTGCTCTACCTGGACCAGCGGGGCATCGATGGGTCCGAATGGTCCTGTTGGAGAAAGCCGACGCCAAACCCAGGTCAAAGCTTCTCCGGGAGGCGAAACAGCACAAGGCAGGCCTTCCTCTACTTCCCGAATTCGACAggctcaacaccctcaagaGT TTGCGCCCACACGATTTGTTGCTATGCAAGGACGGCACTGCTAAAATCATTAAGCTCAACCGAACAATTCTCCATTCGTTCATTGGAGATATGAAATTTCTTCTGCATCCTCGTACGGTGCGCCCCGACCTTTCAGAAGACAAGTTCAAAACCATGGGCGAGCACATTTCACCTGCGTGGCGGCATTGGCCCTTTGAAGCTGATTCCTACGGCGTACCATCGTGGAAGCTTGTGGAGGCAGAACATCCCGAGGATACGGAAAGAGGTCCATGGGACGAGTGGGTTCCGGAATCCTGGTTGGAAAATCCAGAGGAGACAGGGATCTGGTTGTTGGGAACCTACCAGAATGACTCCCAGTTCAGCTCTTTGGACGAATCATTCCTTGATGATGAACACCATAAGGAACTGGCTTCACAACTACTGCAACTGCTTGAGCAGTTAAGCCGTAAGTCAGAGGTGGAGCTTGAGGCTCTTCGACTCGCTGGGGAATTAGATAGCAAGTGTGTTAGTTTGAACAA AGAGAGAAAAATGATGAAGAGAATTTTGGTAACTGAGAGACTCATGTATACCCGAGACTTCCCGGCAAGACCCAATAGAACTTTGTTTTCTTCCGCCTTTCTTTCCGACCGTCAAGCTACTACCTTAGGACGCCGCATCTGA
- the tit1 gene encoding tRNA dimethylallyltransferase, mitochondrial (EggNog:ENOG503NUX5; COG:J; BUSCO:EOG09262C5Z), whose protein sequence is MKFFLQTLRLFSTASRVQIPVSKAPQIPIIKRMKPLIIIYGSTGTGKSDLAVELATRFNGEVINADAMQMYKGLPIITNKITLREQKGIPHHLLGNIELGEDPWFVTRFKQEATRIISEIRSRDKLPILVGGSSYYIDGLLFDQRLVENQKTSEEGWTSNREELAAQHPVLNSSGEAMWAKLHEVDPAMADKWHPNDVRKIRTSLEIYFATGRTASEIYAEQKTKKRARSPYQDPSLGDVLIFWLYAHRDPLNTRLDKRVDKMVKNGLVDETSEVYEYLQSRLATGETVDRSKGIWQSIGFRQFEPYLQARKENPDDEANLAKLMAAGIDDTKTATRQYAKYQLRWMSTKTLTSLQEENLMDKLYLLDSSNLDTWHQEVLEKGVYIAEKFLTSKESLPAPISISEAAREVLAEALERSNRKDTPCRKYCEVCEKTLLTEELWQQHIKSTKHSKVVRAKRKRALIPADRVPSRALTKVDDDDSNLEPETKTQKIEDENLQEQNLEGK, encoded by the exons ATGAAGTTCTTTCTGCAAACTCTGCGACTCTTCTCCACAGCATCCCGCGTGCAGATACCAGTATCAAAAGCACCACAAATCCCCATTATCAAGAGAATGAAGCCTCTCATTATCATCTATGGGTCAACCGGCACCGGCAAGTCAGAT CTCGCCGTTGAGCTGGCCACCCGCTTCAACGGCGAGGTCATCAACGCCGATGCCATGCAAATGTACAAAGGCctgcccatcatcaccaacaagatCACACTCAGAGAGCAGAAGGGGATTCCTCATCACTTACTTGGTAACATCGAACTGGGTGAAGATCCCTGGTTCGTGACCCGCTTCAAGCAGGAAGCCACTCGTATCATCTCTGAGATCCGTTCCCGAGACAAACTTCCCATCCTAGTTGGTGGCAGCTCCTACTACATCGATGGCCTCCTATTTGACCAGAGACTTGTAGAGAACCAGAAGACTTCCGAGGAGGGCTGGACCTCAAACCGCGAAGAACTGGCAGCGCAGCATCCCGTCCTCAACAGCTCAGGCGAAGCTATGTGGGCAAAACTTCACGAAGTAGATCCTGCCATGGCCGACAAGTGGCACCCGAATGACGTCCGCAAGATTCGAACCTCGCTTGAAATCTACTTTGCTACGGGCCGCACAGCATCAGAAATCTATGCAGAACAGAAAACCAAGAAACGAGCCAGATCGCCATATCAGGACCCAAGTCTTGGTGATGTTCTCATCTTTTGGCTCTATGCCCATCGCGACCCCCTCAACACTCGTCTCGACAAGCGAGTGGACAAAATGGTCAAGAACGGTCTGGTAGACGAAACTTCTGAAGTCTACGAGTACCTCCAATCTCGTCTAGCCACCGGTGAAACAGTCGATCGTTCCAAGGGAATCTGGCAGTCTATCGGATTTCGCCAGTTCGAGCCTTATCTCCAAGCCCGGAAGGAAAACCCGGATGATGAGGCCAACCTAGCAAAGTTGATGGCTGCCGGCATAGATGATACCAAGACAGCGACCCGCCAGTATGCTAAGTACCAGCTAAGGTGGATGTCTACCAAGACCCTCACTTCTCTCCAGGAAGAGAACCTGATGGACAAACTCTATCTCCTTGATAGCTCCAATCTCGACACCTGGCACCAGGAAGTCTTGGAAAAGGGCGTTTACATCGCGGAGAAGTTTCTTACCAGCAAGGAGTCGCTCCCTGCTCCTATCTCAATCTCAGAGGCCGCTCGTGAGGTGTTGGCCGAGGCGCTTGAGAGGAGTAACCGAAAGGATACACCATGTCGAAAATACTGTGAGGTGTGCGAAAAGACTTTGCTGACCGAGGAACTATGGCAACAGCACATCAAGAGCACGAAACACAGCAAGGTGGTAAGAgcaaagaggaagagggcgttGATACCCGCCGACCGCGTTCCATCAAGGGCGCTTACgaaggttgatgatgatgatagcAATTTGGAGCCAGAGACAAAAACACAGAAGATCGAGGACGAAAATCTACAAGAACAAAATTTGGAAGGCAAATAA